In Rattus rattus isolate New Zealand chromosome 9, Rrattus_CSIRO_v1, whole genome shotgun sequence, a genomic segment contains:
- the Krtap29-1 gene encoding keratin-associated protein 29-1 — protein MADSCRPGTPTAVPAVPTISTCSNGGCLRNTIHLPSSCQSRTWQLVTHQENRPTPDSAPVISEPVSCLATCFPETPCVGFICRPIGSHTAGCASGPRGTPQSAASRQPSCLESASRHTMCCENSSSGQSSGQGSACPSAPCLTARDPPASCDDGSCQPSCSEVTSCAQTPCLPSSCETGSCQPTCYQGGPCQPPKGEGQPCQSVYYQPICYVLKSCQSAPCMPVSCQPVTCMCSCGQTCCVPSPCQLLHCQPAPLISFICQPAAPCQFPCFAKSSSKSGSCVMISGQSICGEPTPSQSGCESLSCHPPCCVTGVGKPSSSGCCPPTSPDMCQAGTCGPTS, from the coding sequence ATGGCAGACAGCTGTCGTCCCGGAACCCCCACGGCTGTTCCAGCGGTGCCCACCATCTCTACATGCTCTAATGGTGGCTGCCTTAGAAATACCATCCATTTGCCCAGTTCCTGCCAGAGCAGGACGTGGCAATTGGTTACACACCAAGAAAACCGTCCAACACCCGACAGTGCCCCAGTTATCTCTGAACCCGTTTCTTGCCTAGCAACGTGCTTTCCAGAAACTCCCTGTGTGGGTTTTATTTGCCGGCCCATAGGTTCGCACACAGCGGGCTGTGCATCCGGCCCCCGTGGGACTCCTCAATCTGCTGCCTCACGCCAGCCCTCCTGTCTGGAATCTGCTTCTCGTCACACGATGTGCTGTGAGAACAGCTCCTCCGGCCAGAGCTCCggccagggatctgcctgcccaTCGGCGCCATGCCTGACAGCACGTGACCCACCAGCTTCCTGTGATGATGGATCCTGCCAGCCATCCTGCTCTGAAGTAACATCCTGTGCTCAGACTCCGTGTCTACCATCCAGCTGTGAGACTGGCTCGTGCCAACCAACCTGCTACCAAGGAGGGCCATGTCAACCCCCCAAAGGTGAAGGTCAGCCATGCCAGTCAGTTTATTACCAACCCATCTGCTATGTTCTTAAGTCCTGCCAGTCAGCtccctgcatgcctgtctcctgccaGCCGGTAACATGTATGTGTTCTTGCGGTCAAACTTGCTGTGTGCCCTCCCCTTGCCAGTTACTTCACTGTCAACCAGCACCTTTAATCTCCTTCATCTGCCAGCCAGCGGCTCCCTGCCAGTTCCCCTGTTTTGCAAAGAGCAGCAGCAAATCAGGCTCATGTGTTATGATTTCTGGCCAATCGATTTGTGGCGAACCCACTCCCAGTCAGAGTGGCTGCGAATCTCTTTCCTGCCATCCCCCTTGCTGTGTGACTGGTGTAGGTAAACCTTCCAGCAGTGGCTGCTGTCCACCAACCTCTCCAGACATGTGCCAAGCGGGCACCTGTGGGCCCACTTCTTGA